A genomic stretch from Candidatus Nitrososphaera gargensis Ga9.2 includes:
- a CDS encoding DMT family transporter translates to MAAEKAEGHRQYAVAGYLSVLLASALFGSVFTLAKVPLATMDPLALSAIIYTIAGLGLLPFAKASFRLATRREYYYLAIVTIFGAVAAPVLLLYGLQQTNAADAAILANGEIVFTILLSAMFFGEKPHGRVGLFAVILVVIGLFIATTDLKVSETILEFNAGNLMILVSMLMWAIDNNISRRLTSNVSPAKIAMVKSLSGGLVLLAIALALGKSDSIASIEPSLWLIIAGMSVSGFGGALLLFLQGIKRIGTVKTMSVFSMTPIFGIVIAAIALGESISVFQGIATGLIIMGILLVSRH, encoded by the coding sequence TTGGCCGCAGAAAAAGCAGAGGGGCACAGACAGTATGCAGTTGCAGGCTACCTGTCGGTATTGCTTGCCTCCGCGCTGTTCGGCTCCGTGTTCACGCTGGCAAAAGTCCCCCTCGCCACCATGGATCCGCTTGCGCTGTCGGCCATAATCTACACCATCGCCGGTCTTGGCTTGCTCCCGTTTGCAAAGGCGTCGTTCAGGCTCGCCACAAGGCGCGAGTATTACTATCTTGCAATAGTAACAATTTTTGGCGCGGTGGCCGCGCCGGTGCTCCTGCTCTATGGGCTCCAGCAGACAAATGCCGCTGATGCGGCAATACTGGCAAACGGCGAGATCGTGTTTACCATATTGCTCTCTGCGATGTTTTTTGGTGAAAAGCCGCACGGAAGAGTTGGGCTGTTCGCCGTCATTCTAGTGGTCATCGGGCTCTTCATAGCAACAACAGACCTGAAAGTATCAGAAACCATACTGGAGTTCAACGCTGGCAACCTCATGATACTGGTGTCCATGCTCATGTGGGCAATAGACAACAACATCAGCAGGCGGCTGACATCAAATGTGAGCCCAGCCAAGATTGCAATGGTCAAGTCGCTTTCTGGCGGGCTTGTACTCCTTGCAATTGCTCTGGCTCTCGGCAAGTCAGACTCGATTGCAAGCATAGAGCCCAGCCTCTGGCTCATAATAGCGGGCATGTCAGTTTCCGGGTTTGGCGGCGCGCTCTTGCTATTCCTACAGGGAATCAAGAGGATAGGAACGGTCAAGACAATGTCAGTGTTTTCCATGACCCCGATATTTGGCATAGTCATAGCGGCGATTGCGCTTGGCGAATCGATAAGCGTGTTTCAAGGAATTGCAACCGGTCTGATAATCATGGGCATCCTGCTTGTGAGCCGCCACTAG
- a CDS encoding arginase family protein, whose product MGVEYLPEAMKAAGLLRRLNVEYVAEVSPPEYNSKRDEETLLLNPKAIRRYSKQLANVVANVL is encoded by the coding sequence ATGGGAGTTGAGTATCTTCCAGAAGCAATGAAAGCTGCAGGCTTGCTAAGGAGATTGAACGTTGAATATGTGGCGGAGGTCTCTCCACCAGAGTATAATTCAAAGCGTGATGAAGAAACGCTGCTACTGAATCCCAAAGCGATCAGACGATATTCAAAACAGCTTGCAAATGTCGTGGCTAATGTGTTGTAG
- a CDS encoding cation diffusion facilitator family transporter, with translation MIKPPAGRPADLVNEGLVAGQRIAKISVVTLVSIGVVEILMGQVSGSVVATADGIDSLSDAMISLIVLVGLRMAHKPADRKFPFGYHKVESFAALIAAIGMVAIGGFILYHSYEALLHPRVIQQPVLTMIVLAAAGAVSLHRAFQMNSIANRYNLLSLKTDAKNSIKDGSASIIGFVSVLIASQFGFLQMDAIGGIIIAGYIFSVSYISLKQSSLILVDSWQNPRITEMVKRIVEEKFKDENIRVKSVLLRPAGALAQAEVHLEIDGNKRLADVELLLVNIEAAIRSQIPVIGRISSIPHSYPAQRSEPTRRFGGIFGDRRNTSGAA, from the coding sequence GTGATTAAGCCCCCAGCCGGAAGGCCGGCGGATCTTGTAAACGAAGGCCTAGTTGCGGGCCAGAGGATCGCCAAGATCTCTGTGGTAACCTTGGTCAGCATAGGAGTTGTCGAAATACTGATGGGGCAGGTGAGCGGCAGCGTCGTGGCGACCGCAGACGGCATCGACTCGCTCTCGGACGCAATGATATCGCTCATAGTCCTCGTAGGGTTGCGCATGGCCCACAAGCCGGCAGACAGAAAGTTCCCCTTCGGCTACCACAAGGTGGAAAGCTTTGCCGCGCTCATTGCAGCAATAGGCATGGTCGCGATAGGTGGGTTCATCCTGTATCATTCGTACGAGGCATTGCTCCACCCGCGGGTGATCCAGCAGCCGGTGCTGACCATGATCGTGCTGGCGGCCGCCGGCGCAGTGTCGCTCCACCGGGCGTTCCAGATGAATTCTATTGCCAACAGGTACAACCTGCTTTCGCTCAAGACGGATGCGAAGAACTCGATAAAGGACGGCTCTGCGTCCATTATTGGCTTTGTGAGCGTTCTCATTGCGTCCCAGTTTGGATTCCTGCAGATGGATGCAATAGGTGGCATCATTATTGCCGGCTACATATTCTCAGTATCGTACATTTCACTCAAGCAGTCGTCGCTCATCTTGGTTGACTCATGGCAGAACCCCAGAATAACAGAAATGGTGAAAAGGATCGTAGAAGAGAAGTTCAAAGACGAAAACATCCGGGTAAAGTCGGTGCTTTTGCGTCCCGCCGGCGCGCTTGCCCAAGCCGAAGTGCACCTTGAAATCGATGGCAACAAGAGGCTTGCCGACGTGGAGCTCCTGCTCGTCAACATAGAGGCGGCCATACGCTCGCAGATCCCTGTGATAGGCAGGATCTCGTCAATACCTCACTCGTACCCTGCCCAAAGGTCAGAGCCGACCAGAAGGTTCGGCGGAATTTTTGGGGATAGAAGAAATACGTCTGGAGCCGCCTGA
- a CDS encoding zinc finger domain-containing protein: MSKPLQLPVCTSCSRPIMPNDECVKYYCPNCGYVLIWRCESCREFARPYKCVGCAFEGP, from the coding sequence ATGTCCAAGCCATTGCAATTGCCGGTCTGCACATCATGCAGCAGGCCGATTATGCCTAACGATGAATGTGTCAAGTATTACTGTCCAAACTGTGGCTACGTGCTCATATGGCGTTGTGAATCCTGCCGCGAGTTTGCGAGACCTTACAAGTGCGTAGGGTGTGCTTTTGAGGGCCCATAG
- a CDS encoding phosphoglycerate kinase, with amino-acid sequence MALRTLSDLPDSQFDGKRVLVRVDFNVSVNNGAVGEDYRIRMSIPTIEYLTKRGAKVILASHLGRPEGRDRQYSLAPVAKRLSDIVGGKSRPAIRFADDCVGVEVEDEISKMNKGDVLLLENLRFHKEEELNDPEFSKRLASLADIYVNDAFSTSHRKHSSTYGAAWLFDIRLAGFNLSKEVEYLSMIRENPIKPFKIVVGGVKIKDKIGALEHLLPKADKVMIGGAAAYTFLKAEGIKTGNSLIDEERLPWVTKALSTYGDKIMLPTDHVCANSPNDNSVTMVRGDIPNGMSGFDIGNETIERYSAEVGGNGGGTIFWNGPMGMFEIRAFSNGTINIAKSMALAFWRGSKTLIGGGDTLEAMKKSGVAENEVSHVSTGGGATLRYLAGDEMPGVVILNGH; translated from the coding sequence TTGGCCCTGAGAACTCTTTCTGATCTGCCAGACTCGCAATTTGACGGGAAAAGGGTGCTCGTGAGAGTCGATTTCAACGTCAGCGTAAACAACGGCGCGGTTGGCGAGGACTATAGGATCCGCATGTCCATTCCTACTATCGAATACCTGACAAAGCGCGGCGCCAAGGTGATACTAGCCTCGCACCTTGGAAGGCCGGAAGGGCGCGACAGACAGTATTCGCTTGCGCCTGTTGCAAAACGCTTGTCAGACATTGTTGGTGGCAAGTCAAGGCCGGCGATACGCTTTGCAGATGACTGCGTCGGCGTTGAAGTGGAGGACGAAATAAGCAAGATGAACAAGGGCGACGTGCTCTTGCTTGAAAACCTGCGCTTCCATAAAGAGGAGGAGCTGAACGATCCAGAGTTCAGCAAGAGGCTCGCATCGCTTGCAGACATTTACGTCAACGATGCCTTTAGCACTTCTCACAGGAAGCATTCCTCCACCTATGGCGCCGCCTGGCTCTTTGACATCAGGCTTGCAGGCTTTAACCTGAGCAAGGAGGTCGAATACCTGTCCATGATAAGGGAGAACCCGATCAAGCCCTTCAAGATCGTAGTCGGCGGGGTCAAGATAAAGGACAAGATAGGTGCGCTTGAACATCTGCTACCAAAGGCTGACAAGGTAATGATAGGAGGAGCTGCTGCGTATACATTCCTCAAGGCAGAGGGAATCAAGACAGGCAACTCGCTCATAGATGAAGAGCGCCTGCCATGGGTCACAAAGGCTCTGTCAACATACGGCGACAAGATAATGCTCCCTACAGACCATGTCTGCGCAAATTCGCCAAACGATAATTCAGTCACGATGGTAAGGGGAGACATCCCAAACGGCATGTCCGGCTTTGACATTGGCAACGAAACGATAGAACGCTACTCTGCAGAGGTAGGAGGCAACGGCGGAGGCACCATCTTTTGGAACGGGCCGATGGGCATGTTTGAGATCAGGGCATTTTCAAACGGCACCATAAACATCGCCAAGAGCATGGCGCTTGCGTTCTGGCGCGGAAGCAAGACGCTCATTGGCGGGGGAGACACCCTTGAGGCGATGAAAAAGTCGGGCGTGGCAGAAAATGAAGTGAGCCACGTGTCTACAGGCGGCGGGGCAACCCTGCGCTACCTTGCAGGCGACGAGATGCCCGGCGTTGTAATTCTGAACGGCCATTAA
- a CDS encoding geranylgeranyl reductase family protein, with protein sequence MPGYDVIVAGGSVSGLLAAREAAAGGLSVAVLEEDSEIGTPEHCGGLVSIAGIRNIGIVPDASAVENTKIARAKILSPSSGFEISAEKQKVMVLDRRAFDKQIAFQAQKLGAEIKVKCAMRSFSKKEDDGPTYIVKTSEGDLVCKYFVDARGVASIIARNREGVLQSAQYEVYAPWIERDTIEVAFDNQRYPGFFAWIIPTAQGSGKVGVAGRGINAASALQSYIDGKGKCSIVRKVYASIWVNGPMENLVSDRMIIVGDAAGQSKPTTAGGIYTCGMGGVLAGRAVAEAARKNDDRLLAQYEKDWRSMFGAEFEKMLLARKLLERLDNKAIDELFSAVPPEKIEEASASGDFDFHSAALAKILGAKSATRMAKALLGNEIRRLIDIS encoded by the coding sequence ATGCCGGGCTATGATGTGATAGTTGCAGGCGGTAGTGTTTCCGGCCTGCTTGCAGCACGCGAGGCCGCGGCTGGCGGCCTCTCTGTGGCTGTCCTTGAGGAGGACTCGGAGATAGGGACGCCGGAGCACTGCGGTGGGCTTGTGAGCATAGCAGGCATACGGAACATAGGCATCGTGCCAGACGCAAGTGCAGTAGAAAACACCAAGATCGCGCGGGCTAAGATCCTCTCTCCCTCTAGCGGCTTTGAGATCAGCGCAGAAAAGCAAAAAGTGATGGTGCTTGATAGGCGGGCTTTTGACAAGCAGATCGCATTTCAGGCGCAAAAGCTGGGTGCCGAAATAAAGGTAAAATGCGCCATGCGATCGTTTTCAAAAAAAGAAGACGACGGCCCCACCTACATTGTCAAGACCTCTGAAGGCGACCTTGTATGCAAATATTTCGTAGACGCAAGGGGCGTCGCGTCGATAATCGCCAGAAACAGAGAAGGCGTCCTCCAGTCAGCACAGTATGAAGTTTATGCGCCGTGGATAGAGCGGGACACCATCGAAGTCGCGTTTGACAACCAGCGTTATCCCGGCTTTTTTGCGTGGATAATACCTACTGCGCAGGGAAGCGGCAAGGTCGGAGTGGCTGGCAGGGGCATCAATGCGGCAAGCGCGCTCCAGTCATACATTGATGGCAAGGGTAAATGCTCAATCGTGCGCAAAGTATACGCATCCATATGGGTCAACGGCCCGATGGAAAACCTTGTGTCTGACAGAATGATAATAGTGGGCGATGCGGCTGGCCAGAGCAAGCCCACCACCGCAGGCGGCATCTATACCTGCGGCATGGGAGGCGTGCTTGCGGGGCGAGCAGTGGCAGAGGCAGCCAGAAAGAATGATGACAGGCTTTTGGCCCAGTACGAAAAAGATTGGCGATCGATGTTTGGCGCAGAGTTTGAAAAGATGCTGCTTGCAAGGAAGCTCTTGGAACGACTCGACAACAAGGCCATAGACGAGCTCTTTTCAGCTGTGCCGCCAGAAAAGATCGAGGAGGCATCGGCCAGCGGCGACTTTGACTTTCATTCCGCCGCTCTGGCCAAGATTCTCGGCGCAAAGAGCGCCACCCGGATGGCCAAGGCGCTACTTGGCAACGAGATCAGGCGCCTGATTGACATCAGCTAA
- the pth2 gene encoding peptidyl-tRNA hydrolase Pth2 — translation MEFKQVMVVRRDLGMGTGKIAAQVAHAAVMGAEKTKAHRRAWFDAWFEGGQAKVVVKVKSMEELMEIRKRAESYRLPVVQVQDSGLTQIPPGTTTCIGIGPAPADLIDKVTNDLKLL, via the coding sequence GTGGAGTTCAAACAGGTGATGGTGGTCAGGCGGGACCTTGGCATGGGAACAGGCAAGATAGCGGCGCAGGTGGCGCACGCTGCCGTGATGGGCGCAGAAAAAACAAAGGCGCACAGGCGGGCGTGGTTTGACGCGTGGTTTGAGGGTGGTCAAGCCAAGGTCGTAGTGAAGGTAAAGAGCATGGAAGAGCTGATGGAAATAAGAAAGCGGGCAGAAAGCTACAGGCTGCCTGTCGTGCAGGTGCAGGACAGCGGGCTGACACAGATACCACCGGGCACGACCACTTGCATAGGAATAGGCCCTGCGCCAGCAGACCTGATCGACAAGGTGACAAACGACCTAAAGCTGCTCTAG
- a CDS encoding elongation factor 1-beta, giving the protein MARLVARIRIMPADAESNLDSVVNSIKSSLPEGMEMKGHAMEPIAFGLKAIVGDFLLEDAEGQMDKLEESIKNVEGVGEIEVMNISRQSVKMK; this is encoded by the coding sequence ATGGCACGGCTAGTAGCCAGAATAAGGATAATGCCTGCAGACGCCGAGTCCAACCTTGACAGCGTCGTCAATTCTATAAAAAGCTCCTTGCCTGAAGGAATGGAGATGAAGGGCCACGCGATGGAGCCGATCGCCTTTGGGCTAAAGGCCATAGTCGGAGACTTTCTGCTGGAAGACGCAGAAGGGCAGATGGACAAGCTGGAGGAGTCGATCAAGAATGTCGAAGGCGTCGGCGAGATCGAAGTGATGAATATCAGCAGGCAATCAGTAAAAATGAAGTAG
- a CDS encoding arginase family protein, translating into MESKVFGFTDVDVLNDKDMPAVDYRLSGGLSYGDISQLLQILLGTGKAVGMDIAIFNPKLDSDGSIARRLVSSLASGLASH; encoded by the coding sequence GTGGAATCCAAGGTTTTTGGATTCACAGATGTTGATGTATTGAATGATAAAGATATGCCAGCAGTTGATTATCGCCTTTCTGGTGGGCTGAGCTACGGAGACATAAGCCAACTCTTGCAAATCTTGCTTGGAACTGGAAAAGCAGTTGGAATGGATATCGCTATTTTTAATCCTAAACTAGATTCAGATGGTTCAATAGCACGCAGGTTGGTATCTAGCCTAGCGTCTGGGTTAGCCAGTCATTAG
- a CDS encoding CDC48 family AAA ATPase, with amino-acid sequence MRTGSDESSPIQLRVAEAKHRDVGKRRARIDARYMDHLGIQAGEVVELVGKRSTAVTAWPADEEEKESDIIRIDGQTRKNAGVGLNDLLNVRKIDCKQAKSVTLMPLGDSTITVDKEFCDFVKNRIKGYPVNEGDEISVVILGNQMDFKVERVSPKAIARIERQTKLTIMAEITSDRKPRVTYEEIGGMKEQIKRLREIVELPMRHPEVFARLGIEPHSGILMYGSPGCGKTLIAKALASESEANFFIINGPEIMNKYYGETEARLRDIFKEARESSPSIIFIDEIDAIAPKREEAFGDVEKRVVAQLLALMDGMSERGQVIVLGATNRPESLDPALRRPGRFDREIEIGVPNAEGRLEILQIHTRGMPLSDDINLQELASELHGYTGADIKALCREAAMKALRRYLPEIDLEGDKISPEILEGMVITNRDFKEGMKEIVPTAMREFYVEVARIKWNDVGGLYEAKRTLHDNLITAIREPDKFAKMGIRPPRGALLYGPPGTGKTLLAKALATESNANIIVVRGPEVLSKWVGESEKAIREIFRKAKSSSPCIVVFDELDSLARPRGQEEDMSGNERVLSQILTEMDDSGSAGVVVIGITNRPDLIDTSLLRPGRLDLILYVGPPDEKARQEILRIITQPMPLANDVDLAGIAQSTKSFSGADLVALCREAAVNAMQSKSEIISNADFAKAIRLVRPSITKDVEDWYESIKKNITYAMPKQIDKTFYG; translated from the coding sequence GTGCGCACTGGGAGCGACGAATCATCTCCCATCCAGCTCAGGGTAGCTGAGGCCAAGCACCGCGACGTGGGCAAGCGGCGGGCAAGGATAGACGCGCGCTACATGGATCACTTGGGAATTCAAGCCGGCGAGGTCGTCGAGCTTGTGGGCAAGCGCAGCACTGCAGTAACGGCATGGCCGGCTGACGAGGAAGAAAAAGAGAGCGACATTATCAGGATAGATGGGCAGACGAGAAAGAACGCCGGCGTAGGACTCAATGATCTCTTGAACGTCAGAAAGATCGACTGCAAGCAGGCCAAGAGCGTGACCCTCATGCCACTTGGCGACAGTACCATTACTGTCGACAAGGAGTTTTGCGACTTTGTAAAGAACAGGATCAAGGGCTACCCCGTGAACGAGGGCGACGAGATTTCAGTAGTCATCTTGGGCAACCAGATGGACTTTAAGGTAGAAAGGGTCTCGCCAAAGGCCATAGCAAGAATAGAGAGGCAGACAAAGCTCACCATAATGGCCGAGATCACAAGCGACAGAAAGCCGCGCGTGACCTACGAAGAGATAGGTGGCATGAAAGAGCAGATAAAGCGCCTGCGCGAGATCGTGGAACTTCCGATGCGCCACCCCGAGGTCTTTGCAAGGCTTGGCATAGAGCCACACAGCGGGATCCTGATGTATGGGTCGCCGGGCTGCGGCAAGACCCTGATCGCAAAAGCTCTTGCGTCAGAGTCTGAGGCGAACTTTTTCATAATCAACGGCCCCGAGATCATGAACAAATACTATGGCGAGACAGAAGCGAGGCTGCGCGACATCTTTAAAGAGGCGCGCGAGTCTTCGCCCAGCATAATATTCATCGACGAGATCGACGCCATCGCCCCAAAGAGAGAGGAGGCATTTGGCGATGTCGAAAAGCGCGTCGTGGCGCAGCTCCTTGCGCTCATGGACGGCATGTCCGAGAGGGGTCAAGTCATCGTACTTGGCGCCACCAACAGGCCGGAGAGCCTGGATCCTGCGCTGAGGCGTCCCGGCAGGTTTGACAGGGAAATAGAGATAGGTGTCCCAAACGCTGAAGGCAGGCTTGAGATACTGCAGATACACACCCGCGGCATGCCACTCTCTGACGACATCAACTTGCAAGAGCTTGCGTCAGAGCTCCATGGATACACCGGCGCGGACATCAAGGCGCTGTGTAGAGAGGCCGCCATGAAGGCGCTCAGGCGATACCTGCCAGAGATAGACCTTGAAGGAGACAAGATATCGCCAGAGATCCTTGAAGGCATGGTCATAACAAACCGCGACTTTAAGGAAGGCATGAAAGAGATCGTCCCGACCGCAATGAGGGAATTCTACGTCGAAGTCGCGCGCATAAAGTGGAACGACGTCGGCGGCCTGTACGAGGCAAAGCGCACCCTGCATGACAACCTCATAACGGCCATCAGGGAGCCGGACAAATTTGCCAAGATGGGCATCAGGCCGCCGCGAGGGGCTCTGCTCTACGGGCCGCCGGGCACCGGCAAGACGCTCCTTGCAAAGGCGCTTGCCACAGAGAGCAATGCAAATATCATCGTAGTCCGCGGGCCCGAAGTGCTCAGTAAGTGGGTAGGAGAATCTGAAAAGGCAATCCGCGAGATCTTTCGAAAGGCCAAGTCCTCGTCGCCATGCATTGTCGTCTTCGATGAGCTGGACTCGCTTGCAAGGCCGAGAGGACAAGAAGAGGACATGTCAGGCAACGAGCGGGTCCTCAGCCAGATACTGACTGAAATGGACGATTCAGGAAGCGCCGGCGTGGTAGTGATAGGCATAACTAACCGGCCTGACCTCATTGATACGTCGCTGCTCCGACCTGGAAGGCTGGACCTGATCTTGTATGTCGGGCCGCCGGACGAAAAGGCCAGACAGGAGATATTGAGGATAATAACGCAGCCGATGCCCCTTGCAAACGACGTCGATCTGGCAGGCATCGCCCAGTCCACAAAGAGCTTTAGCGGAGCCGACCTTGTGGCGCTGTGCAGAGAGGCCGCGGTGAACGCCATGCAGAGCAAGTCAGAGATCATATCAAACGCCGACTTTGCCAAGGCAATAAGGCTTGTCCGGCCGTCGATAACAAAGGACGTCGAAGACTGGTACGAGTCGATAAAGAAAAACATCACATATGCGATGCCCAAACAGATAGACAAGACATTCTACGGCTGA